The window TTGAGCAGGCCGAAGTCGTGAATCGTGCCGTTGTAGCGCGTCGTCGTGACTGCGTCGCCGGCCGCGTCGAGCTTGCGGCCGTATGCCTCGCCTTCGTCACGCAGCACGTCGAATTGCGCGACTTGGATCAGCGCGGGCGGCAGCCCCTTCAACTGATCGACTGAAGCACGCAGCGGTGACGCATAGATCTCACTGCGCTGCGACTCGTCTTTCGTATAAGCGTCCCAGAACCACTTCATCATCGAGCGCGTCAGGAAGTGATCCTTGGCGTACGCGAGATACGAGGCATCGTCGAAGTCGTGGTCCGTCACGGGCCACATCAAGCCTTGGAAGCGAATCGCCGGCCCTTGCTTGTTCTTCGCCATCAGGCTCACGACGGCCGCCATGTTGCCGCCGACGCTATTGCCCACCACCGCGAGACGCTGCCCGTCCACACCGATTTCAGCGCCGTGCGCAGCGACCCATTTTGTCGCGGCATACGCCTGATTGATCGCGACCGGATAGCGCGCTTCAGGTGAAGGCGTGTAGTTGACGAACACCGCCACCGCCCCCGACTGCACGACGAGGTCCCGCACCAGTCGCTCATGCGTCTGAAAATCGCCAAGCACCCAGCCGCCGCCGTGGAAGAACATGAACACCGGCAGCGTGCCCGTTGCGCCTTGCGGGCGGACGATCGTCAACGGCACACGGATGCCGTCTTGCTCGATGGTTTTGTTCGACACGTCGATGCCGGACAGATCCACCTTCGCGCCATTTTGTGCATCGATCAAAACTTGACGCGCTTTCGCAGGCGGCAGCGTTTCGAGCGCGGGCCCTGTGCCGCTGTTAAGCGCGCTCAGGAACTTCGTGGTGACCTGGTCCGGAGTGACCGGCACCGCGGGGCTTGCTGCCGTGGCAAGCGTGGAGACGCCTGCAAGAAGCGCCGAAAGCAGCAAGGGCTTGAACGATTTCATATGAGACTCCTATGTCGACCCGAGTTAGCGCTTCAACGTTTTCTCGGGTCGCGTGCGCAGTGGTTACGATTTGACAAGGCGATGCGAGACCGAACCCGAGCGGCGGTCAAACCACCGTCAGCGTGACGTCAATGTTGCCGCGCGTGGCGTTCGAGTACGGGCACACGATGTGCGCCTTGTCGACGAGCGCTTGCGCCGCTTCACGCGCCATGCCGGGCAGCGAGATCTTCAGCTCGACTTCGATGCCGAAGCCGTTCGGAATCGCGCCGATGCCAACGCTGCCGTTGATCGACACGTCAGCCGGGATCGCGATCTTGTCGCGCATCCCCACAAACTTCATCGCACCGAGGAAGCACGCGCTATAGCCGGCGGCGAACAGCTGTTCCGGGTTCGTGCCTTCGCCACCCGCGCCGCCCAATTCGCGCGGCGTCGTGAGCTTCAGGTCCAGCTTGCCTTCGGGCACGACGGCGCGGCCGTCACGGCCTCCGGTGGCGGTGGCTTGAGCGCGGTAGAGAACTTTTTCGATCGACATGATGAGGCTCCTGTTTTGCTATCTATTACTAGATAGATAAGAGATTAAAAAAAAATGCGCCAACTTCCGAACTGCTGATCGACCACATCTATCTACCCAAAGATAGATGTGGTGGTAAAACAAAAAGGCGTGATTGCCTTCGATTCACTACAACTTCAAAACGGCGATGAAGGTGCGCTTCGTTCTACCTCTAACCGCTTCGTTCGCAACCTTCGTTTCCATGGCTCGAACTTTATCTACTCATAGATAGACTGTCAAGCGCTTTTTTGAGGCGAGGAAAATTTCCCGCGCCACGGCCCAAACTTGCGGTACGTAAAATGTGTTCGATCAGGCCGAAACGTCACCGCCCGCCCCTAGGGCCTGTTCACGCTAATAACGGGCTTGCGCTGGCCGCCATAAGGGCCGAGCGCGAGGATTGCGACGAAGCGAATACTCGACGTATTCGCGAGGAGGATGACGCGGCGATCGGCCCTTCTGGCGGCCAGCCCCTGAAATGCATTTTTTTAAACACGGGAACGTGCCTTTCCGCCCGCATTGCGGCGTCGGTCGTCGCTTGTTTGGCAAGGCCAAACGGCGCTCCTCCCTCCTTGCACTGCGAGCGGAAAGGCACGTTCGCAAGCCCGTTATTAGCGTGAACAGGCCCTAGAACATGGAAACCGCCCGCCAACTGCAACCCGGCACGCTGTGGCCGGCCTTATGCAAGCAAACGGCGCACGCGCTGCGTTGCGGCGCGCTGCAACCGATCGCGTCCGACGAACGGCTCATCGAAGACGCGGGCGTCCGCTTCATCGTCCGCGAGGTATCGAGCCTCGCGCGCAAAGACCAAGCACGGCCCGCGCCCGCCGCACGTTCCGCCGCGAGCCCTCCGGTGAACCCGTTTCTGCCGCACGACCCGAACCTGTTCGTCGCCGACGTCTCCGACACGCACTTTGCGTTGCTCAACAAGTTCAACGTCATCGACCATCATCTGCTGATCGTCACTCGCTCGTTCATTAGGCAGGAGACGCCGCTCAACGCCGCCGACTTCGCCGCGTGGTTCGCCTGCCTCGCCGAATTCGACGGCCTCGGCTTCTACAACAGCGGCTCCGAGGCGGGCGCGAGCCAGCCACACAAGCATCTGCAGATCGTGCCCTTGCCGCTCGGCACGTCGGGGCTGCGGCTGCCTATCGAGCCACTGCTGAACACGGCGCGGCTGCAAGGAACGATCGGCACGATACCGGGCCTGCCGTTTCGCCATGCATTCGCGACGCTCGATCCGGCATCCGTGAGATACCCGGATGCGGGCCGTATCGCCGAAGCGCGCTATCGCGCGCTGCTCGATGCCGTTCAGCGGCAAACCGCCCCCGCGAACGGCGAAACGCCGTCGCAGTTGCCGTATAACCTGCTGGTTACGCCAAGCTGGATGCTGCTCGTGCCGCGCTCGGCCGAGCGCGTCGAATCCGTCGCCGTGAACGCGCTGGGATTCGCGGGCTCGCTATTCGTGCGCGACGCCGCGCAGAGGCAAACGATCGAGCGCCTCGGACCGATGAATGTGCTTTGCCGCGTCGCGTTCGCGCCGGACGAGGATCGTTGAAGCCGCTTTGCTGCGGCATTGCAACGGCAACAGAAATCGACACGGCAGATACCGCAACTCGCCGTATCATCATGGCCTTCGTGCCAACGCCTTGCGAGCATCATGTCTTTTGCCGTTCCATCCCAAACGAAAACCGCTGCTTTGACCGCTTCCTTATCCACGCGCCTCGCGGCTGCGTCGCTTCGCTTACGCATCCCAGCCGCGATACTCTGCGCGGCACTGGCCGCGTGCACCACGACCGCTCCCGTATCGTCGGGTCCGGCCGCCGAGATCGACCGGGTCAGCCTGTTCCCGATGGCCGCCTACGATCAAGACGTCGATCACTGGATCAACCCTGCGAGCCCTGACTACGACAAGCCGTTCCTGAGCGCGAGCGACCAGGCGGCGCATGTCGAAGCGCTGCTCGCACGCGAGTTCGGCACCGGCCCGGACAGCCCCTCGCCCTGGAACGCCGCGTTCGTCGACGCGCGCGTGTACGCGGCCCACGGCAGCGACATCGCCGGCCTGCAGAAGAGCCGCATCGCCCGCTACGACAACACGGGCAAGGATGCGCGGCACATCGGCTACGGCCAGAACTTCCGCGAGCACACGAAGGCGTGGATCGACGCCATCGCGCAGAACATGGATGTCGCACAGTTCGAGCGCAACACCGGCTACAACGCGTCGCGCCGGGCCATCGCGACCGGCAATCTGCTCGTGCGCGAATTGCCGACGATGGATCCGTCCTTCTACTCGCGCCACTTCGCGGGCGAAGGCTATCCGTTCGACAACCTGCAGATTTCGGCGATCCGGCCGGGCACGCCGCTTTACGTGCTGGGCCGCAGCGTGGACGGCGGCTGGGACTATGTGCAGACGCCCGACGTCCAAGGCTGGGTACGCAGCGACAACGTGAGCTTGGCCGACAACACGTTCGTCGAAGCCTGGCGCCGCAATGCGCGCAAAGGGCTCGGCGCGGTCATCGCGGCGTCGGCGAGCGTGGTCGACAGCGGCGGCACGTTCCGCTTCGATGCGCCGGCCGGCACGCTGCTGCCGCTCGCGCCGCTGCAGCTCGGCGTGAAGCCCGGCACGCGCGTCGTGCTCGTGCCGGTTCGCGATCTCGACGGCCGCGCCGTGATCCAGACCGCAAAATTGAGCGACACCCAGATCGTGCCGATGCCGTACGCGGCGACGCCGCGCCATCTCGCGACGCTGATCAAAGCGTTGATCGGCCAACCTTACGGCTGGGGCAACACGGGGCTCTACAACGACTGCTCGTCCGAATTGCAAAGTGTCTTCGCCGCCTTCGGCGTGTGGCTGCCGCGTCA is drawn from Trinickia violacea and contains these coding sequences:
- a CDS encoding alpha/beta hydrolase, whose protein sequence is MKSFKPLLLSALLAGVSTLATAASPAVPVTPDQVTTKFLSALNSGTGPALETLPPAKARQVLIDAQNGAKVDLSGIDVSNKTIEQDGIRVPLTIVRPQGATGTLPVFMFFHGGGWVLGDFQTHERLVRDLVVQSGAVAVFVNYTPSPEARYPVAINQAYAATKWVAAHGAEIGVDGQRLAVVGNSVGGNMAAVVSLMAKNKQGPAIRFQGLMWPVTDHDFDDASYLAYAKDHFLTRSMMKWFWDAYTKDESQRSEIYASPLRASVDQLKGLPPALIQVAQFDVLRDEGEAYGRKLDAAGDAVTTTRYNGTIHDFGLLNALADDPPTKAALKQLANELKTRLAQD
- a CDS encoding organic hydroperoxide resistance protein produces the protein MSIEKVLYRAQATATGGRDGRAVVPEGKLDLKLTTPRELGGAGGEGTNPEQLFAAGYSACFLGAMKFVGMRDKIAIPADVSINGSVGIGAIPNGFGIEVELKISLPGMAREAAQALVDKAHIVCPYSNATRGNIDVTLTVV
- a CDS encoding ATP adenylyltransferase family protein — encoded protein: METARQLQPGTLWPALCKQTAHALRCGALQPIASDERLIEDAGVRFIVREVSSLARKDQARPAPAARSAASPPVNPFLPHDPNLFVADVSDTHFALLNKFNVIDHHLLIVTRSFIRQETPLNAADFAAWFACLAEFDGLGFYNSGSEAGASQPHKHLQIVPLPLGTSGLRLPIEPLLNTARLQGTIGTIPGLPFRHAFATLDPASVRYPDAGRIAEARYRALLDAVQRQTAPANGETPSQLPYNLLVTPSWMLLVPRSAERVESVAVNALGFAGSLFVRDAAQRQTIERLGPMNVLCRVAFAPDEDR
- a CDS encoding SH3 domain-containing protein, giving the protein MLCAALAACTTTAPVSSGPAAEIDRVSLFPMAAYDQDVDHWINPASPDYDKPFLSASDQAAHVEALLAREFGTGPDSPSPWNAAFVDARVYAAHGSDIAGLQKSRIARYDNTGKDARHIGYGQNFREHTKAWIDAIAQNMDVAQFERNTGYNASRRAIATGNLLVRELPTMDPSFYSRHFAGEGYPFDNLQISAIRPGTPLYVLGRSVDGGWDYVQTPDVQGWVRSDNVSLADNTFVEAWRRNARKGLGAVIAASASVVDSGGTFRFDAPAGTLLPLAPLQLGVKPGTRVVLVPVRDLDGRAVIQTAKLSDTQIVPMPYAATPRHLATLIKALIGQPYGWGNTGLYNDCSSELQSVFAAFGVWLPRHSSTQMSAGQMVDLSSSSTAQRLDYLVHNGQPMRTLIYIGGHVMLYLGNTTRGGQIVPVVYQDVWGLRPADNSRRAVIGGSVIFPLLETMPEDPALQSLAGTPIFQITVLGAPESGTPPAPDEDNPAS